One region of Microbacterium sp. M28 genomic DNA includes:
- the atpA gene encoding F0F1 ATP synthase subunit alpha, with protein MAELSISPDVIRDALKDFAAAYEPSGAAATEVGTVIDAADGIAHVEGLPGVMANELVTFGDGTKGLALNLDEHEIGVVVLGDFTGIEAGQEVTRTGEVLSVPVGDGFLGRVVDPLGTPIDGLGAIAAEGRRELELQAPGVMQRKSVHEPLQTGIKAIDAMIPVGRGQRQLIIGDRQTGKTAIAIDTIINQKANWESGDPTKQVRCIYVAIGQKGSTIASVKGALEDAGAMEYTTIVAAPASDPAGFKYIAPYTGSAIGQHWMYGGKHVLIIFDDLSKQAEAYRAVSLLLRRPPGREAYPGDVFYLHSRLLERCAKLSDELGAGSMTGLPIIETKANDVSAYIPTNVISITDGQIFLQSDLFNANQRPAVDVGISVSRVGGDAQVKSIKKVSGTLKLELAQYRSLEAFAMFASDLDAASRRQLSRGARLTELLKQPQYSPYPVEDQVVSIWAGTNGKLDTIEVSDVLRFERELLDHLRRNTKVLDTLRETNLLDDATVAELEKATDAFILEFQGGKGQAIGAPGHEEHAAAAAEDVNQEKIVKGRRA; from the coding sequence ATGGCAGAACTATCGATCAGCCCCGACGTCATCCGTGACGCGCTGAAGGACTTCGCCGCCGCATACGAGCCGAGCGGCGCTGCGGCGACCGAGGTCGGCACGGTCATCGACGCCGCCGACGGCATCGCGCACGTCGAGGGACTGCCCGGCGTCATGGCGAACGAGCTCGTCACGTTCGGCGACGGCACCAAGGGCCTGGCCCTGAACCTCGACGAGCACGAGATCGGTGTCGTGGTCCTCGGCGACTTCACCGGCATCGAGGCCGGACAGGAAGTCACCCGTACGGGTGAGGTCCTCTCCGTCCCCGTCGGCGACGGCTTCCTGGGCCGCGTCGTCGACCCGCTCGGCACCCCGATCGACGGCCTCGGCGCGATCGCGGCGGAGGGTCGCCGCGAGCTCGAGCTGCAGGCACCAGGCGTCATGCAGCGCAAGAGCGTGCACGAGCCGCTGCAGACCGGCATCAAGGCCATCGACGCGATGATCCCCGTCGGCCGCGGTCAGCGTCAGCTGATCATCGGCGACCGCCAGACCGGCAAGACGGCGATCGCGATCGACACGATCATCAACCAGAAGGCCAACTGGGAGTCCGGCGACCCGACGAAGCAGGTCCGCTGCATCTACGTCGCCATCGGTCAGAAGGGTTCCACGATCGCCTCCGTGAAGGGTGCGCTCGAGGACGCCGGCGCGATGGAGTACACCACCATCGTCGCCGCTCCCGCCTCCGACCCGGCCGGCTTCAAGTACATCGCTCCCTACACGGGTTCCGCGATCGGCCAGCACTGGATGTACGGCGGCAAGCACGTCCTCATCATCTTCGACGACCTGTCGAAGCAGGCCGAGGCCTACCGCGCCGTCTCCCTCCTGCTGCGCCGCCCGCCGGGCCGCGAGGCATACCCGGGCGACGTCTTCTACCTGCACTCGCGTCTGCTCGAGCGCTGCGCGAAGCTGTCCGACGAGCTCGGCGCAGGTTCCATGACGGGTCTGCCGATCATCGAGACCAAGGCGAACGACGTCTCGGCGTACATCCCGACCAACGTGATCTCGATCACCGACGGCCAGATCTTCCTCCAGTCCGACCTGTTCAACGCCAACCAGCGTCCGGCGGTCGACGTGGGTATCTCCGTCTCGCGAGTCGGCGGTGACGCTCAGGTCAAGTCGATCAAGAAGGTCTCCGGAACGCTGAAGCTGGAGCTGGCGCAGTACCGCTCCCTCGAGGCGTTCGCGATGTTCGCGAGCGACCTGGACGCGGCGTCCCGCCGTCAGCTGTCCCGCGGTGCCCGTCTGACCGAGCTGCTCAAGCAGCCGCAGTACTCGCCGTACCCGGTCGAGGACCAGGTCGTCTCGATCTGGGCAGGCACCAACGGCAAGCTGGACACCATCGAGGTCTCCGACGTCCTCCGCTTCGAGCGCGAGCTGCTCGACCACCTGCGTCGCAACACGAAGGTGCTCGACACGCTGCGCGAGACGAACCTCCTGGACGACGCCACGGTCGCCGAACTCGAGAAGGCCACGGACGCGTTCATCCTGGAGTTCCAGGGCGGCAAGGGGCAGGCCATCGGCGCCCCGGGTCACGAGGAGCACGCTGCTGCGGCCGCCGAGGACGTCAACCAGGAGAAGATCGTCAAGGGTCGTCGCGCGTAA
- a CDS encoding F0F1 ATP synthase subunit B, translating to MLNALVTTLAAEEAPNPLIPAWYDIIWSALWFVVILIVVWKVALPRFTKVLDERSAAIEGNIAKADEAQKQAEAALEEYTRQLAEARTEAGEIREAAREDGKKIVAEAKETATAEAARVTATAHTQIEAERQAALVSLRSEVGTLALDLAGGVVGETLSDDARATAVVDRFLADLEASEAAK from the coding sequence ATGCTGAACGCTCTTGTCACAACCCTCGCGGCGGAGGAAGCACCCAACCCGCTGATCCCCGCGTGGTACGACATCATCTGGTCGGCCCTGTGGTTCGTCGTCATCCTCATCGTGGTCTGGAAGGTCGCCCTTCCTCGCTTCACGAAGGTGCTCGACGAGCGCTCCGCAGCCATCGAAGGCAACATCGCCAAGGCGGATGAGGCTCAGAAGCAGGCCGAGGCAGCGCTGGAGGAGTACACCCGCCAGCTCGCCGAGGCGCGCACCGAGGCCGGTGAGATCCGTGAGGCCGCCCGCGAGGACGGCAAGAAGATCGTCGCCGAGGCCAAGGAGACCGCGACTGCCGAGGCCGCACGCGTGACCGCGACAGCGCACACGCAGATCGAGGCCGAGCGCCAGGCCGCTCTCGTCTCGCTGCGTTCCGAGGTCGGCACGCTCGCCCTCGATCTCGCCGGTGGCGTGGTCGGCGAGACGCTCTCCGACGACGCACGCGCCACGGCCGTGGTCGACCGCTTCCTGGCAGACCTCGAGGCATCTGAGGCGGCCAAGTAA
- the atpB gene encoding F0F1 ATP synthase subunit A, whose product MEDFFPEILFSVLGVPVHRIHLIQLISVLAVVLLLWLGTRRMTVVPGRFQSVVEMGLGFVRNGIAHDLLGRKDGDRFLPILTTMFFMILFMNITGIIPFLNMPGTAIIAVPLTLAIISYVTFIYAGIKKSPKNFFKNALFPSGVPWPVYFIVTPIELISTFIIRPVTLTLRLMMNLVVGHMILVLCFSATWFFFFTAGGGWSLLGIGTLAFGGAFTIFELLVVVLQAYVFTVLTAVYIQLAVAEEH is encoded by the coding sequence ATGGAGGACTTCTTCCCGGAGATCCTGTTCAGTGTGCTCGGTGTCCCCGTACACCGCATCCACCTGATCCAACTCATCTCGGTGCTGGCCGTCGTCCTGCTGCTGTGGCTCGGCACGCGTCGTATGACCGTCGTCCCCGGCCGCTTCCAGAGCGTCGTCGAGATGGGCCTCGGATTCGTCCGCAACGGCATCGCGCACGACCTGCTCGGTCGCAAGGACGGCGACCGGTTCCTGCCGATCCTCACGACGATGTTCTTCATGATCCTGTTCATGAACATCACCGGGATCATCCCGTTCCTGAACATGCCGGGTACCGCGATCATCGCCGTCCCGCTCACGCTGGCCATCATCAGCTACGTGACGTTCATCTACGCCGGCATCAAGAAGAGCCCGAAGAACTTCTTCAAGAACGCGCTCTTCCCGTCCGGTGTCCCGTGGCCGGTGTACTTCATCGTCACGCCCATCGAGCTGATCTCGACGTTCATCATCCGGCCCGTGACGCTCACGCTCCGACTGATGATGAACCTCGTCGTCGGACACATGATCCTGGTGCTGTGCTTCTCGGCCACCTGGTTCTTCTTCTTCACCGCAGGCGGCGGATGGTCGCTGCTCGGCATCGGAACGCTCGCCTTCGGTGGCGCGTTCACGATCTTCGAGCTGCTGGTCGTCGTCCTGCAGGCCTACGTCTTCACCGTCCTCACCGCGGTCTACATCCAGCTCGCGGTAGCAGAAGAGCACTGA
- a CDS encoding MraY family glycosyltransferase has protein sequence MKQYLFTIILTATITFALSWVVWQLSLRFKLYPGIRERDVHTTPTPRLGGVAIFLGIATAVGVSAANPFFETLWIPPQTMWSVLCAALLIAVIGVIDDLIDLDWMIKLGAQFLAAGIITVWGGMQILSLPFGEMILFSSWVSIAVTMFAIVIVMNAVNFIDGLDGLVAGVCLIANSVFFAYSYIVSRDIGATTYFNLSTFLAATLIGACIGFLPWNWSPAKLFMGDSGALVMGLLMATSTVVLTGQWPASALDPEEFGRSQLLGAFIPILLPIVVVMLPLLDFGLAVFRRMRAGKSPFSPDRKHLHHRMLDLGHRDRDAVLIFYAWTAVISLALLLMYIGTREDWPGQYWIGAIFGAIGVAACLVVTLLPTRRTSATAAPIESPTSTSAPAEASDPETLEPR, from the coding sequence GTGAAGCAGTACCTCTTCACGATCATCCTGACCGCGACGATCACGTTCGCGCTGTCGTGGGTGGTCTGGCAGCTGAGCCTGAGGTTCAAGCTGTACCCCGGCATCCGGGAGCGCGACGTCCACACCACGCCGACCCCGCGGCTCGGCGGCGTCGCGATCTTCCTCGGCATCGCCACCGCCGTCGGCGTGTCAGCGGCCAACCCGTTCTTCGAGACGCTGTGGATCCCGCCGCAGACCATGTGGTCCGTGCTCTGCGCCGCCCTGCTGATCGCGGTCATCGGCGTCATCGACGACCTGATCGATCTGGACTGGATGATCAAGCTCGGCGCGCAGTTCCTCGCGGCGGGCATCATCACGGTGTGGGGCGGGATGCAGATCCTGTCCCTGCCGTTCGGAGAGATGATCCTGTTCTCCAGCTGGGTCAGCATCGCCGTGACGATGTTCGCGATCGTGATCGTGATGAATGCCGTGAACTTCATCGACGGTCTGGACGGACTCGTCGCCGGGGTGTGTCTGATCGCGAACAGCGTGTTCTTCGCGTATTCCTACATCGTGTCGCGCGACATCGGCGCCACCACCTACTTCAACCTGTCGACGTTCCTGGCCGCGACGCTCATCGGCGCGTGCATCGGCTTCCTCCCGTGGAACTGGAGCCCGGCGAAGCTGTTCATGGGAGACTCCGGTGCTCTCGTCATGGGCCTGCTGATGGCGACCTCGACCGTGGTGCTCACCGGGCAGTGGCCGGCCTCGGCGCTCGACCCGGAGGAGTTCGGCCGTTCGCAGCTGCTCGGTGCGTTCATCCCGATCCTGCTGCCGATCGTCGTCGTCATGCTTCCGCTGCTCGACTTCGGCCTCGCCGTCTTCCGTCGGATGCGCGCGGGCAAGTCGCCGTTCTCCCCGGATCGCAAGCACCTGCACCACCGCATGCTCGATCTCGGTCACCGCGACCGCGACGCCGTGCTGATCTTCTACGCCTGGACCGCGGTGATCTCGCTCGCCCTGCTGCTGATGTACATCGGCACGAGAGAGGACTGGCCTGGTCAGTACTGGATCGGCGCGATCTTCGGCGCGATCGGCGTCGCCGCATGCCTCGTCGTCACCCTCCTGCCCACCCGCCGCACCTCGGCGACGGCGGCCCCCATCGAATCGCCGACATCGACGTCCGCGCCCGCCGAAGCATCCGACCCCGAAACCTTGGAGCCCCGATGA
- a CDS encoding DUF5684 domain-containing protein, translating to MSYYDDYSGAWAAAIIGTFFVLLLISIIPYVLSSIFLMKIFEKAGVQGKWRAWVPIYNTMILFKLGDLSPWLILYGLGASLVLGILTLIPILGILFAIVAWVVPIAVFALTVMAAWRVGLKLQKDAVWVVLFIFLALVWEGILAFDKSRWNTNVPGAPWAGQKFLADDTVWAGVPTQPKNPPATAGYGAAPGYGAAPQGYAPPAQPGYGQPAQPGYPQQPAQPGYGQPAQPGYPQQPSAPATPPAAPPAGAPGNPPVPPAPSAPATPPAAPTTPPTAPPAPPAAPPAPPAPTDPNQPPA from the coding sequence ATGAGTTACTACGACGACTACAGCGGAGCCTGGGCTGCCGCGATCATCGGGACGTTCTTCGTCCTGCTGCTGATCTCGATCATCCCGTACGTGCTCTCGTCGATCTTCCTGATGAAGATCTTCGAGAAGGCGGGCGTCCAGGGCAAGTGGCGCGCGTGGGTGCCGATCTACAACACCATGATCCTGTTCAAGCTCGGCGACCTGTCGCCGTGGCTGATCCTCTACGGCCTCGGCGCCAGCCTGGTCCTCGGGATCCTCACGCTGATCCCCATCCTGGGCATCCTGTTCGCCATCGTGGCGTGGGTGGTCCCGATCGCCGTGTTCGCGCTGACGGTCATGGCCGCCTGGCGTGTGGGGCTCAAGCTGCAGAAGGATGCCGTCTGGGTCGTCCTGTTCATCTTCCTCGCACTGGTCTGGGAGGGCATCCTGGCCTTCGACAAGTCGCGCTGGAACACGAACGTCCCCGGGGCTCCATGGGCCGGCCAGAAGTTCCTCGCCGACGACACTGTCTGGGCGGGCGTCCCCACGCAGCCGAAGAACCCGCCGGCAACCGCGGGCTACGGTGCGGCACCCGGCTACGGTGCCGCCCCGCAGGGCTACGCTCCGCCCGCGCAGCCCGGCTACGGTCAGCCTGCTCAGCCCGGCTACCCGCAGCAGCCCGCGCAGCCCGGTTACGGTCAGCCTGCTCAGCCCGGCTACCCGCAGCAGCCCAGCGCTCCGGCGACTCCTCCGGCAGCTCCGCCCGCGGGCGCTCCCGGGAACCCGCCGGTTCCGCCCGCGCCCTCGGCCCCGGCCACGCCGCCGGCCGCACCGACCACGCCTCCCACCGCGCCGCCGGCTCCTCCGGCAGCCCCGCCGGCACCCCCGGCACCGACCGACCCGAACCAGCCGCCGGCCTGA
- a CDS encoding F0F1 ATP synthase subunit delta: MGSATTQALSATTAALSQTKGVTLGTAEELFAAARLVGGSSQLSGALADPSATAESREKVVRAVFAGLSTSAQDALVSLAVQRWSDASDLVDGIEELAIRAVAIAKPKDDIEGELFGFLRVVAGNPELELALGSRLGDAEAKGALVEKVISGATGAPVTLIISSLVRQPRERRVRQLLNRAIRIVAAQRGLIVATVHTAKTLSDAQRTRLIDSLSRRYGGQVTLTEIIDPHVVGGLRVQVADDVIDGSISARLADLRQKLAG, encoded by the coding sequence ATGGGCAGCGCGACCACTCAGGCTCTGTCGGCGACGACGGCGGCTCTCTCGCAGACCAAGGGCGTGACCCTGGGCACCGCGGAAGAGCTGTTCGCCGCCGCGCGGCTGGTGGGCGGTTCGTCCCAGCTGAGCGGCGCGCTCGCAGACCCGTCTGCCACGGCCGAATCACGCGAGAAGGTCGTTCGGGCGGTGTTCGCCGGGCTGTCGACGAGCGCTCAGGACGCACTCGTCTCGCTCGCGGTGCAGCGCTGGTCGGACGCGTCCGATCTCGTCGACGGCATCGAGGAGCTCGCCATCCGCGCGGTGGCGATCGCGAAGCCGAAGGACGACATCGAGGGGGAGCTGTTCGGCTTCCTGCGCGTCGTCGCCGGCAACCCCGAGCTCGAGCTCGCCCTGGGCAGCCGCCTGGGCGACGCCGAGGCCAAGGGTGCCCTCGTCGAGAAGGTCATCAGCGGCGCCACCGGTGCTCCGGTCACCCTGATCATCTCGTCGCTGGTCCGCCAGCCGCGTGAGCGTCGGGTGCGTCAGCTGCTGAACCGCGCCATCCGCATCGTCGCCGCACAGCGCGGCCTCATCGTCGCGACCGTGCACACGGCCAAGACGCTGAGCGACGCGCAGCGGACCCGCCTGATCGACAGCCTGTCCCGCCGCTACGGCGGTCAGGTCACCCTCACCGAGATCATCGACCCCCACGTGGTCGGAGGCCTGCGCGTGCAGGTCGCCGATGACGTCATCGACGGCAGCATCTCCGCGCGGCTCGCCGATCTTCGACAGAAGCTCGCGGGCTAA
- the atpD gene encoding F0F1 ATP synthase subunit beta, producing MTPTATADAATAVVGRVARVTGPVVDIEFPHDSIPEIYNALKTTITIGDQSTEITLEVAQHLGDDLIRAIALKPTDGIVRGQEVRDTGEAISVPVGDVTKGKVFNVIGEVLNAEPGEQIEITERWPIHRKAPNFDQLESKTQMFETGIKSIDLLTPYVLGGKIGLFGGAGVGKTVLIQEMIQRVAQDHGGVSVFAGVGERTREGNDLIGEMEEAGVFDKTALVFGQMDEPPGTRLRVALSALTMAEYFRDVQKQDVLLFIDNIFRFTQAGSEVSTLLGRMPSAVGYQPNLADEMGVLQERITSTRGHSITSLQAIYVPADDYTDPAPATTFAHLDATTELSREIASKGLYPAIDPLTSTSRIMDPRYLGEDHYRVATTVKQILQKNKELQEIIAILGVDELSEEDKIVVSRARRIQQFLSQNTYMAKKFTGVEGSTVPLKETIESFDAIAKGEFDHVAEQAFFNVGAISDVEEKWAQIQKENA from the coding sequence ATGACCCCCACCGCCACAGCTGATGCTGCGACCGCGGTCGTCGGGCGCGTCGCACGCGTCACGGGCCCGGTCGTCGACATCGAGTTCCCGCACGACTCGATCCCCGAGATCTACAACGCTCTGAAGACCACGATCACGATCGGCGACCAGTCGACCGAGATCACGCTCGAGGTCGCGCAGCACCTCGGCGACGACCTGATCCGCGCCATCGCGCTGAAGCCGACCGACGGCATTGTCCGCGGCCAGGAGGTGCGCGACACCGGCGAGGCCATCTCGGTCCCCGTCGGCGACGTCACCAAGGGCAAGGTCTTCAACGTCATCGGCGAGGTCCTCAACGCCGAGCCGGGCGAGCAGATCGAGATCACCGAGCGCTGGCCGATCCACCGCAAGGCGCCGAACTTCGACCAGCTCGAGTCGAAGACGCAGATGTTCGAGACCGGCATCAAGTCGATCGACCTCCTCACGCCGTATGTGCTGGGTGGGAAGATCGGCCTGTTCGGCGGCGCCGGCGTCGGCAAGACCGTCCTCATCCAGGAGATGATCCAGCGCGTCGCACAGGACCACGGTGGTGTCTCCGTGTTCGCCGGTGTCGGCGAGCGCACCCGTGAGGGCAACGACCTCATCGGTGAGATGGAGGAGGCGGGCGTCTTCGACAAGACGGCCCTCGTCTTCGGCCAGATGGACGAGCCGCCGGGAACGCGTCTGCGCGTCGCCCTGTCGGCTCTGACGATGGCGGAGTACTTCCGTGACGTGCAGAAGCAGGACGTGCTGTTGTTCATCGACAACATCTTCCGCTTCACGCAGGCCGGTTCCGAGGTCTCCACGCTGCTGGGCCGCATGCCCTCCGCCGTGGGTTACCAGCCGAACCTCGCGGACGAGATGGGTGTGCTCCAGGAGCGCATCACCTCGACCCGTGGTCACTCGATCACCTCGCTGCAGGCGATCTACGTCCCGGCCGACGACTACACCGACCCGGCCCCGGCGACCACGTTCGCGCACCTCGACGCGACGACCGAGCTGAGCCGTGAGATCGCGTCGAAGGGTCTGTACCCGGCCATCGACCCGTTGACCTCGACGTCGCGCATCATGGACCCCCGCTACCTGGGCGAGGACCACTACCGCGTCGCCACCACGGTCAAGCAGATCCTCCAGAAGAACAAGGAACTGCAGGAGATCATCGCCATCCTCGGTGTCGACGAGCTCTCCGAAGAGGACAAGATCGTCGTGTCGCGTGCACGCCGCATCCAGCAGTTCCTCTCGCAGAACACCTACATGGCCAAGAAATTCACGGGTGTCGAGGGCTCCACCGTCCCGCTCAAGGAGACGATCGAGTCCTTCGACGCGATCGCCAAGGGCGAGTTCGACCACGTGGCCGAGCAGGCCTTCTTCAACGTCGGCGCTATCAGCGACGTCGAGGAGAAGTGGGCGCAGATCCAGAAGGAGAACGCCTGA
- a CDS encoding F0F1 ATP synthase subunit gamma, translating into MGAQLRVYKQKISSAQTTKKITKAMELIAASRIQKAMARVRASSPFARAVTRAVSAVATYSNVDHPLTREPETIHRSAVVIFSSDRGLAGAFNSQILREALELSELIRSEGSEPVFYLIGRKAVGYFQFRGIASAAEWTGDTDTPHFSTAEEISATLLEAFSRGGAGGGVDEIHLVYNRFVSMMTQSPETVRLLPLEITESDESDAAGAVYPLYEFEPDAETVLDAILPVYIQSRVFNALLQSSAAKQAATQKAMKSASDNADKLITDYTRLRNNARQAEITQQIAEIVGGADALSSSK; encoded by the coding sequence ATGGGCGCTCAACTCAGGGTCTACAAGCAGAAGATCTCTTCTGCTCAGACGACCAAGAAGATCACGAAGGCGATGGAGCTCATCGCGGCTTCGCGCATTCAGAAGGCGATGGCGCGCGTGCGCGCGTCATCTCCCTTCGCGCGTGCCGTGACTCGAGCCGTGTCCGCCGTCGCGACGTACTCGAATGTCGACCACCCGCTCACCCGTGAGCCCGAGACGATCCACCGCTCCGCGGTCGTGATCTTCTCGTCCGACCGGGGGCTGGCCGGTGCCTTCAACTCGCAGATCCTGCGAGAGGCGCTGGAGCTTTCGGAGCTCATCCGCTCCGAGGGCAGCGAGCCGGTGTTCTACCTGATCGGTCGCAAGGCGGTCGGCTACTTCCAGTTCCGTGGCATCGCCTCGGCCGCGGAGTGGACCGGCGACACCGACACCCCGCACTTCTCTACCGCTGAGGAGATCTCGGCCACGCTGCTCGAGGCCTTCTCGCGCGGTGGAGCCGGCGGGGGAGTGGATGAGATCCACCTCGTCTACAACCGTTTCGTGAGCATGATGACGCAGAGCCCGGAGACGGTGCGCCTGCTTCCGCTCGAGATCACGGAGTCGGACGAGTCGGATGCCGCGGGTGCCGTGTACCCGCTGTACGAATTCGAACCGGATGCTGAGACCGTGCTCGACGCGATCCTGCCGGTGTACATCCAGAGCCGGGTCTTCAACGCCCTGCTGCAGTCGTCGGCCGCCAAGCAGGCCGCGACGCAGAAGGCGATGAAGTCGGCCAGCGACAACGCCGACAAGCTCATCACCGACTACACCCGTCTGCGCAACAATGCGCGTCAGGCGGAGATCACGCAGCAGATCGCAGAGATCGTCGGCGGCGCCGACGCACTCTCGTCGAGCAAATAA
- a CDS encoding F0F1 ATP synthase subunit epsilon: MALNVSLVSADAEVWSGEASLVVAKTVEGEIGIMTGHEPVLAILAQGEVRITREDGSKVLANAQDGFLSMEGDTLTIVAGNAALIA, encoded by the coding sequence ATGGCCCTGAACGTCAGCCTTGTCTCCGCGGATGCGGAGGTCTGGTCGGGCGAGGCGAGCCTCGTCGTCGCCAAGACCGTCGAGGGGGAGATCGGCATCATGACCGGTCACGAGCCCGTGCTCGCCATCCTCGCGCAGGGCGAGGTGCGCATCACCCGTGAGGACGGGTCCAAGGTGCTCGCCAACGCGCAGGACGGGTTCCTCTCCATGGAGGGCGACACCCTGACGATCGTGGCCGGTAACGCCGCGCTCATCGCCTGA
- a CDS encoding YaaA family protein — protein sequence MKILLPPSETKRPGGDLPALRVEDLALPALRGHRDSVIDALVDLASDEDAARRVLKLSARQLGEIAHNRTLRTSPTMAAIDRYTGVLYDALDAPSLDAAARAHLHDHVLIHSAPFGPVAALDPIPLYRLAAGTSLPGVPPLRRHWSEASTSALAGEEAPFVLDLRSEAYVALGPIPASVPSAYVRVVTDADGATRALNHFNKKAKGAFVRAFAEDRVSPSSGQDLLDWAHWRGIRLRETSEARVWELVAAS from the coding sequence ATGAAGATCCTGCTCCCGCCGTCCGAGACGAAGCGCCCTGGTGGCGACCTGCCCGCTCTGCGCGTCGAGGACCTCGCGCTGCCCGCCCTGCGTGGCCACCGCGACAGCGTCATCGACGCGCTGGTGGACCTCGCCTCGGACGAGGACGCCGCACGCCGCGTGCTCAAGCTCAGCGCGCGTCAGCTCGGCGAGATCGCCCACAACCGTACGTTGCGGACGTCGCCGACCATGGCGGCGATCGATCGCTACACCGGCGTGCTGTACGACGCGCTGGACGCGCCGTCGCTGGATGCCGCCGCCCGTGCGCATCTGCACGATCACGTCCTGATCCATTCCGCTCCGTTCGGGCCTGTCGCGGCTCTCGACCCCATTCCGCTGTACCGGCTCGCCGCCGGCACGTCGCTTCCTGGCGTCCCACCGCTGCGGCGGCACTGGTCCGAGGCCTCGACCAGCGCGCTGGCGGGGGAGGAGGCACCCTTCGTGCTGGACCTGCGCAGCGAGGCCTACGTCGCACTCGGCCCGATTCCGGCATCCGTGCCGTCTGCGTACGTCAGGGTGGTGACCGACGCGGATGGGGCGACCCGCGCCCTCAACCATTTCAACAAGAAGGCGAAGGGCGCGTTCGTGCGCGCCTTCGCCGAGGACCGCGTCTCACCCTCCTCCGGGCAGGACCTTCTCGACTGGGCGCACTGGCGCGGCATCCGCCTCAGGGAGACATCCGAGGCCCGAGTCTGGGAGCTCGTCGCGGCGTCGTGA
- the atpE gene encoding ATP synthase F0 subunit C, with the protein MDATTVLADINGHLAAVGYGLAAIGPAIGVGIVVGKTIEGVARQPELAGRLQVLMWIGIAFTEALAFVGIAVGFIPFP; encoded by the coding sequence GTGGACGCAACTACGGTTCTCGCTGACATCAACGGTCACCTCGCGGCGGTCGGCTACGGCCTCGCAGCGATCGGTCCGGCCATCGGTGTGGGCATCGTCGTCGGCAAGACGATCGAGGGCGTCGCTCGTCAGCCCGAGCTGGCCGGCCGCCTGCAGGTTCTCATGTGGATCGGTATCGCCTTCACCGAGGCGCTTGCGTTCGTCGGCATCGCCGTCGGATTCATCCCCTTCCCGTAA
- a CDS encoding L-threonylcarbamoyladenylate synthase, which produces MSNVFDCRDEEQLLTGMRRARQAIGRGDLIVLPTDTVYGVAADAFSPAAVQRLLDAKGRGRNQPPPVLVSGPATLGALVESVPEAVQRLVDAFWPGGLTIVLPAQRSLTWDLGETQGTVAVRMPDSRVTLELLEETGPLAVSSANLTGKDAAIAASDAVEMLGDKVSVYLDTGMSRDGIASTIVDATALVPRGDDSPAPVVRILREGAVTREQLEEVLGDLLEPEERPGDVDPDDVSDGTA; this is translated from the coding sequence ATGTCCAACGTCTTCGACTGCCGCGATGAGGAGCAGCTGCTCACCGGTATGCGCCGTGCCCGTCAGGCCATCGGTCGCGGCGACCTCATCGTCCTGCCCACCGACACCGTCTACGGCGTCGCAGCCGACGCGTTCTCGCCCGCCGCCGTGCAGCGCCTGCTCGACGCGAAGGGCCGCGGCCGCAACCAGCCGCCGCCCGTGCTCGTCTCCGGGCCCGCGACCCTCGGTGCTCTCGTCGAGAGCGTCCCCGAGGCGGTCCAGCGGCTCGTCGACGCGTTCTGGCCGGGCGGCCTGACCATCGTCCTGCCCGCGCAGCGGTCCCTGACGTGGGACCTCGGTGAGACGCAGGGCACCGTGGCCGTCCGGATGCCGGACAGCCGGGTCACCCTCGAACTGCTGGAGGAGACGGGCCCGTTGGCCGTCTCCAGCGCGAACCTCACGGGCAAGGATGCGGCGATCGCGGCATCCGATGCGGTCGAGATGCTCGGCGACAAGGTGTCGGTGTACCTCGACACCGGGATGAGCCGCGACGGCATCGCCTCGACGATCGTCGACGCCACCGCGCTCGTGCCGCGCGGCGACGACTCTCCGGCGCCCGTGGTGCGGATCCTGCGCGAGGGCGCGGTCACGCGCGAGCAGCTGGAAGAAGTGCTCGGCGACCTGCTCGAACCGGAGGAGCGCCCCGGAGACGTCGATCCGGACGACGTCTCGGACGGCACGGCGTGA